In Tubulanus polymorphus chromosome 8, tnTubPoly1.2, whole genome shotgun sequence, one genomic interval encodes:
- the LOC141909505 gene encoding peroxisomal acyl-coenzyme A oxidase 1-like, with product MADVRGLAPESEINKNLLLERKKATFNSIQLTHFLDGSKENTERRRHVESLALTDEVYKHKPVCFMSRDEAYDISVKKRTHAIQKLKQLDLTSPEDKYYYERIVAHRENSPFGLHFVMFLPTLMNQTTPEQQAKWLPKAMNCEILGTYAQTEMGHGTFLRGLETTATYDSNTEEFVLNSPTLTATKWWPGNLGKSSNHAIVLAQLYTRGECYGIHAFMLQTRRSDNHQPVPGVTLGDIGPKFGYNTNDNGFMSLNEVRIPRMNMLMKHAKVTKDGFYVKNDSGHSKSTYGTMVFIRSLLVSDIANALSEACTIAVRYSAVRQQSEITPGTEAQILDYKTQQYKLLPLVATSYTFFVVGRLMREMYFTIQERIENGEIDLVPELHALSAGLKAFTSDVITIGLETCRTSCGGHGYSWSSGFPKIYTDICPAVTYEGENTVMYLQTARYLVKCRGLALNGQKLTGSVAYISDNINQSCSISSTLNIHSLVDAFKHNAQREVIQMYDRLEHSKLEGNQSEIAWNMCSVQLVQGAKAHCQYFIVKTFADCLQQGDLEPSVKTILTKLFQLYGVYNIKERLGDFLQDGFMNSGQVETVVDGVLKLLDVLRPDAVALVDAFDFHDRVLDSVLGRYDGQVYKHLMTWAQNSSLNKTQVHPSFFKYIKPMFNKMSKL from the exons AAAGTTTGGCTTTAACCGATGAAGTTTACAAACATAAACCGGTGTGTTTCATGTCGAGAGACGAGGCGTACGATATATCGGTGAAAAAACGAACCCACGCAATACAAAAACTGAAACAATTAGATTTAACTTCACCCGaagataaatattattatgaaaG GATTGTGGCTCATCGAGAGAATTCACCGTTCGGACTTCACTTCGTGATGTTTCTGCCGACTTTGATGAATCAAACGACGCCGGAACAACAAGCAAAATGGCTGCCGAAAGCGATGAATTGCGAAATATTAGGGACGTACGCTCAAACCGAGATGGGCCATG GAACGTTCCTGCGAGGACTCGAAACAACTGCCACCTACGATTCGAACACCGAGGAATTCGTGCTGAATAGCCCGACGTTGACCGCTACAAAATGGTGGCCCGGAAATC TGGGGAAATCGTCGAATCACGCGATTGTTTTGGCTCAGTTGTATACGAGAGGTGAATGTTACGGGATTCATGCGTTTATGTTACAAACGCGAAGGTCAGATAACCATCAGCCTGTACCAG GTGTGACATTAGGAGATATCGGCCCGAAATTTGGTTACAATACGAATGATAACGGCTTCATGAGTTTAAACGAAGTGAGAATTCCGCGTATGAACATGCTGATGAAACACGCGAAG GTAACGAAAGACGGGTTTTACGTGAAGAATGATTCCGGTCACTCGAAGTCGACGTACGGAACAATGGTATTCATACGATCGTTGCTCGTTAGCGATATCGCGAACGCGCTCAGTGAAGCATGCACGATCGCCGTGCGTTACAGCGCCGTCAGACAACAATCGGAAATTACTCCCGG CACGGAAGCGCAAATATTAGATTACAAAACGCAACAGTACAAACTGTTACCGTTGGTTGCTACTAGTTACACGTTTTTCGTCGTCGGACGACTGATGCGAGAAATGTATTTCACGATTCAAGAACGAATTGAAAACGGCGAAATCGATTTAGTGCCAGAG TTACATGCTTTGAGCGCTGGTTTGAAAGCTTTCACGTCAGATGTTATAACAATCGGATTAGAAACTTGTCGTACGTCTTGCGGTGGTCACGGTTACTCGTGGTCGAGCGGTTTTCCGAAAATCTACACTGATATTTGCCCGGCCGTGACGTACGAGGGGGAAAATACTGTCATGTACTTACAGACTGCCAG ATATTTAGTGAAGTGTCGAGGTTTGGCACTGAACGGACAGAAGTTAACAGGATCTGTAGCATATATTAGCGATAATATCAACCAATCATGCTCGATTAGTTCAACTTTAAACATTCACAGTTTGGTCGACGCCTTCAAGCATAACGCTCAGAG AGAGGTGATACAAATGTACGATCGCTTGGAACATTCGAAACTTGAAGGAAATCAATCAGAAATTGCGTGGAACATGTGCTCCGTACAACTAGTTCAAGGCGCTAAG GCACAttgccaatatttcattgtCAAGACATTTGCCGACTGTCTGCAACAAGGTGACCTTGAGCCGTCTGTCAAAACGATTTTGACAAAACTTTTCCAGCTTTATGGTGTCTACAACATCAAAGAACGTCTGGGAGACTTCTTACAG GATGGATTTATGAATTCGGGTCAGGTGGAGACCGTCGTCGACGGTGTATTGAAACTACTAGACGTACTGCGACCTGACGCTGTGGCGCTAGTCGACGCGTTCGATTTTCACGATCGTGTTCTAGACAGCGTGCTCGGCCGATACGACGGACAAGTTTACAAACATTTGATGACGTGGGCGCAAAATTCATCTCTCAATAAAACACAG gtGCATCCCTCGTTTTTCAAGTATATAAAACCGATGTTCAACAAGATGTCTAAGTTATGA
- the LOC141910159 gene encoding NPC intracellular cholesterol transporter 1-like has protein sequence MTRQSKGCKMIGWILMTGLCFLVGVEAQSNGEGHCIWYDQCGAAPDNPEHQLNCVNNTAAVPLTDKDAIASLSTYCPWYVKDENGTALKNPVTCCAPSQIISMSKSIGLGKQMLGRCPSCYRNFVKLWCALACDPYQSEFLSVNKTSQSVDKRTQVGAVNYIVDDDYSQRLFNSCRNVQMPGGNAPAIGAMCGNVEANECTVADWLGYQGSMNNPVTPFPVYFTFTANATFNETMSPFNRTTVPCWEAVDSSTPACSCSDCVEVCVPLPPAPKPYEWLILNMDGMFVVMFIVYALFFLIFMSVQLWYHIVVLDTFGMNSTPTTGPDSDSDRFTASVVMKGKYRHDVPPPIVKAGDIGRIEKIGMLFEEKLERAFNKWGTFAARKPIWVLGISTIVTIILLCGIPLYQVITDPVELWSSPDSQARLERNYFNEKFAPFYRTEQLIIRNQTDTAWLHANYPASGKTSYGPVLEKSFLLKVLELQLSIQNLTVWYEPYNRTIGLKDICFKPLSPNYDECAIMSPLNWWQNNKTAIEVEVTDSSGFFVVADYIKHFDSCVQGPTVTSDPDLHQSCLGTYGGPVFPWVALGGFKGKNYKDATALVITFSVNNSIDATSDLYKMAMLWEAEYVRFVEEYKNDKKNEKLVISFTSERSIEDELARESKSDVLTILISYMIMFIYISLALGENYTNCERVFIDSKVSLGLFGVLIVLVSVGASLGFFSYVGTPMTLIIIEVVPFLVLAVGVDNIFILVQTYQRAVQGTDTLEELIGRCVGKVGPSMLLTSSSESLAFFLGALTTMPAVKMFSLYAAGAVLFNFLLQITTFVAFLSFDARRQKADRYDIACCIRATPTKNLENQDGFLFQFFKNYYSRFLMADWVRALVVIVFAGWFCACVAMTSKIEVGLDQKLSMPQDSFVLDYFESLSKYLKVGPPVYFVVERGHDYTTHDGQNKICGGSGCPQDSLAGQIMTAAKDPAYTSIAVPASVWLDDYFDWSSPIGEPPCCRYFNKDPNKFCPATVLQPANTSQVCHKCDISRVQNRPVGDSFMKYIPWFLQDNPGVACTKGGHAAYGSAIELLNNKTELGATSFMTYHTILKTSKDFIRALQSAHDIADNITKTLNVTDNSYRVFPYSIFYVFYEQYLFIVHDTWYNLLLCGAAVFCVTFILLGFDLWSATVVLIVITMIIVNMFGLMYLWDITLNAISLVNLVMAVGISVEFCSHIVRDFAICCEGSRVARAKYALSHMGSSVFSGITLTKLGGIIVLAFSKSQLFQVFYFRMYLGIVLFGALHGLVFLPVFLSYAGPSLNKAKLYKHQQSAGSPTTSKRDQDEDGLVENAETLAGRDKY, from the exons ATGACGCGGCAGAGCAAAGGGTGCAAAATGATTGGCTGGATTTTGATGACCGGATTGTGTTTTCTAGTCGGAGTTGAG GCGCAGTCGAATGGTGAAGGTCATTGTATATGGTACGATCAATGCGGGGCGGCTCCGGATAATCCCGAACATCAGTTGAACTGCGTGAACAACACGGCAGCCGTGCCGTTAACTGACAAAGACGCGATCGCTTCATTATCGACGTACTGTCCGTGGTACGTGAAAGATGAAAACGGAACTG CGTTGAAGAACCCGGTGACTTGTTGCGCTCCGTCGCAGATCATCTCGATGAGTAAAAGTATCGGACTCGGTAAACAGATGCTCGGTCGATGTCCGTCGTGTTACCGCAACTTCGTCAAGTTGTGGTGCGCGTTGGCGTGCGATCCGTATCAGAGCGAGTTTCTCAGCGTCAACAAAACGTCGCAGTCTGTCGACAAGCGGACGCAGGTCGGCGCCGTCAACTACATCGTCGACGACGACTACTCGCAGCGATTGTTCAACTCGTGTCGTAACGTTCAGATGCCCGGAGGAAACGCTCCGGCGATCGGAGCGATGTGCGGAAACGTCGAGGCGAACGAATGCACGGTCGCCGACTGGCTCGGTTACCAGGGCAGCATGAACAATCCGGTGACGCCGTTCCCGGTTTATTTCACGTTCACGGCGAACGCGACGTTCAACGAAACGATGTCGCCGTTCAATCGAACGACCGTCCCGTGTTGGGAAGCGGTCGACTCGTCGACGCCCGCGTGTAGCTGTTCGGATTGCGTCGAGGTGTGCGTACCGTTGCCACCGGCGCCCAAACCGTACGAATGGCTGATTTTAAATATGGACGGTATGTTCGTCGTGATGTTTATCGTTTACGCGTTGTTCTTCCTCATTTTTATGTCCGTTCAATTGTGGTATCACATCGTCGTTTTGGACACGTTTGGGATGAATTCGACGCCGACGACGGGGCCGGACTCCGACTCGGACCGGTTTACCGCGTCCGTCGTTATGAAGGGTAAATATCGACACGACGTGCCGCCGCCTATTGTAAAAGCCGGCGATATCGGACGCATCGAGAAAATCGGCATGTTATTCGAGGAGAAACTCGAACGAGCTTTCAA taAATGGGGTACGTTCGCGGCTCGCAAGCCGATCTGGGTGCTCGGTATCAGTACGATAGTAACTATAATACTGCTGTGCGGAATTCCGTTATACCAGGTGATCACCGATCCCGTCGAATTGTGGTCCTCACCCGACAGTCAAGCTCGACTGGAACGTAATTATTTTAACGAGAAATTTGC ACCATTTTACCGAACTGAACAGTTGATCATTCGTAACCAGACAGACACAGCTTGGTTACACGCTAATTATCCGGCCTCCGGCAAAACGTCTTATGGTCCCGTGCTCGAGAAATCATTCCTACTGAAG gtGCTCGAGCTGCAGTTATCGATACAGAATTTGACGGTTTGGTACGAACCGTACAATCGTACGATCGGTTTGAAGGATATCTGTTTCAAGCCGCTGTCGCCGAACTACGACGAGTGCGCGATAATGAGTCCGTTGAACTGGTGGCAGAATAATAAAACAGCAATCGAAGTCGAGGTCACGGATTCATCCGGATTCTTCGTCGTCGCTGATTATATTAAACATTTCGATAGTTGCGTGCA agGACCGACGGTGACGTCTGACCCCGATCTACATCAGTCGTGTCTAGGAACGTACGGCGGTCCGGTGTTTCCGTGGGTCGCGCTCGGCGGGTTCAAGGGTAAGAATTATAAAGACGCGACGGCCCTCGTGATAACGTTCTCCGTCAACAACAGCATCGACGCCACGTCCGATCTTTACAAGATGGCCATGTTGTGGGAAGCTGAGTATGTACGATTCGTAGAAGAGTATAAAAACGATaagaaaaacgaaaaactCGTGATTAGTTTCACATCTGAG AGATCGATCGAAGATGAACTGGCTCGTGAAAGTAAATCGGATGTGCTGACTATTCTAATCAGTTACATGATTatgtttatttatatttcctTGGCGCTCGGCGAAAACTATACCAACTGTGAACGCGTATTC ATTGATTCTAAAGTATCGTTGGGTCTGTTTGGTGTATTGATCGTTCTCGTCTCGGTCGGGGCGTCGCTCGGATTTTTCAGTTACGTCGGGACTCCGATGACTCTGATCATCATCGAAGTCGTGCCGTTTTTAGTGCTCGCCGTCGGCGTCGACAACATCTTCATCCTCGTTCAAACTTATCAG CGTGCGGTTCAAGGTACCGACACTTTGGAAGAGCTGATCGGTCGATGTGTTGGTAAAGTTGGGCCCAGTATGTTACTCACCAGTTCGTCGGAGTCGCTGGCCTTCTTTTTAG GAGCTCTTACAACAATGCCGGCAGTTAAGATGTTTTCGTTGTACGCGGCTGGGGCCGTTTTATTCAATTTCCTCCTTCAAATTACGACGTTTGTCGCGTTCCTGTCTTTCGACGCTCGCCGACAGAAG GCCGACAGGTACGACATCGCTTGTTGCATTCGAGCTACGCCGACGAAAAACCTTGAAAATCAAGATGGCTTCCTGTTCCAATTCTTCAAGAATTATTACTCGAGATTTTTAATGGCTGACTGGGTCCGAGCTCTTGTG GTGATCGTATTTGCCGGTTGGTTCTGTGCATGCGTCGCTATGACGTCGAAAATTGAAGTCGGTTTGGATCAGAAACTGTCGATGCCGCAAGATTCGTTCgttttggattatttcgaatcGTTGTCGAAGTATCTGAAAGTCGGACCGCCGGTTTACTTCGTCGTCGAGCGAGGCCACGACTACACGACGCACGACGGACAGAACAAAATCTGCGGAGGCAGCGGCTGCCCGCAGGACTCGTTAGCCGGTCAGATCATGACTGCCGCTAAGGACCCGGCTTA TACGTCGATTGCGGTACCAGCCTCTGTCTGGTTGGATGATTATTTCGATTGGTCGTCCCCGATTGGTGAGCCCCCGTGTTGCCGATACTTCAACAAGGATCCAAATAAATTCTGTCCCGCTACAG TTTTGCAGCCGGCCAACACTTCGCAGGTTTGTCACAAATGCGACATCAGCCGCGTTCAAAATCGCCCGGTTGGAGACTcgttcatgaaatatattccgTGGTTTTTGCAAGATAATCCTGGAGTTGCTTGCACCAAGGG GGGTCATGCCGCGTATGGTAGCGCGATCGAGCTACTGAATAATAAAACAGAACTCGGAG CAACGTCGTTTATGACGTATCATACGATATTGAAGACGTCTAAAGATTTTATCCGCGCTCTTCAATCAGCTCACGATATCGCTGATAATATCACTAAAACTCTCAACGTTACCGATAACTCATACCGCGTTTTCCCATACAG TATATTCTACGTATTTTATGAACAGTATCTGTTCATCGTCCACGACACGTGGTATAATCTGCTACTATGTGGCGCCGCTGTATTCTGCGTTACGTTCATTCTGCTCGGATTTGACCTGTGGTCGGCTACCGTCGTTCTCATCGTCATAACGATGATTATTGTCAACATGTTCGGTTTAATGTACTTATGGGATATAACGTTGAACGCTATATCTCTCGTTAATTTAGTAATG GCTGTCGGAATATCGGTAGAATTTTGTTCTCACATCGTGAGAGACTTTGCGATATGCTGCGAAGGATCACGCGTTGCCAGAGCTAAATACGCCTTATCGCACATGGGCAGCTCC GTGTTCAGTGGCATTACGCTGACTAAGTTAGGAGGTATAATAGTACTAGCGTTCTCGAAATCACAATTGTTCCAAGTGTTCTATTTCCGAATGTATTTGGGTATTGTGCTATTCGGAGCGTTGCACGGACTTGTATTTCTACCAGTGTTCCTCAGTTATGCCG GTCCGTCGTTAAACAAAGCAAAACTATACAAACACCAACAATCGGCCGGTAGCCCGACAACGAGCAAACGCGATCAAGACGAAGACGGTTTAGTCGAAAATGCAGAAACGCTCGCGGGACGCgataaatattaa
- the LOC141910160 gene encoding endoplasmic reticulum-Golgi intermediate compartment protein 3-like, with amino-acid sequence MDSSSSVMSRLRQFDAYPKTLEDFRVKTFSGAAVTLVSGILMLTLFLSELNFYLTTEVQPELFVDVMREKKLKINVDVTFPKVACSFLTIDAMDVSGEQQIDVAANLFKTRLDINGKQVTDEPPAVQTVGSDKKETNDPLEKPLDPNRCESCYGAENAVMKCCNTCADVREAYRKKGWAFTSPESIIQCSREGYAEKIQLEKKEGCRLYGYLLVNKVAGNFHFAPGKSFQQSHVHVHDLQSLAGVKFNMSHTIYKLSFGEEYPGLVNPLESDVIVSEEESLMYQYFVKIVPTTYVKANGNTVYTNQYSVTKHKKKVTTTFGGAGEHGLPGVFVQYELSPMMVKYTEKRRSFLHFLTGVCAIIGGVFTVAGLIDSFIYHSSRAIQKKIELGKAN; translated from the exons ATGGATTCAAGCTCGAGTGTGATGAGTCGTCTGCGTCAGTTCGACGCCTATCCTAAAACACTTGAGGATTTTAGAGTGAAAACTTTCTCCGGAGCGGCCG TGACACTCGTCAGCGGAATTCTGATGTTGACGTTGTTTTTATCGGAATTGAACTTCTACCTGACGACCGAAGTTCAGCCGGAATTATTCGTCGACGTGATGAGAgagaaaaaactaaaaatcaacGTTGACGTTACGTTTCCTAAAGTCGCCTGTTCTT ttttaacGATTGATGCTATGGACGTATCGGGCGAACAGCAAATCGACGTCGCTGCAAATCTGTTCAAAACTCGTTTAGACATCAACGGTAAACAGGTCACCGACGAACCTCCTGCCGTTCAGA CTGTTGGTAGTGATAAAAAGGAAACTAATGATCCTTTG gagaaACCGTTGGATCCGAATCGATGTGAATCGTGCTACGGAGCGGAAAATGCTGTAATGAA ATGCTGTAATACATGCGCGGATGTGAGGGAAGCGTATCGTAAGAAAGGTTGGGCGTTTACGAGTCCTGAATCAATCATACAGTGTTCACGTGAGGGCTACGCCGAGAAAATACAACTGGAAAAAAAAGAAGGCTGTCGACTGTACGGATATTTATTAGTAAATAAG GTGGCCggtaattttcattttgctCCCGGTAAAAGTTTTCAACAAAGTCACGTACACGTTCACGATTTACAATCATTGGCTGGTGTTAAA TTTAATATGTCTCATACAATTTATAAATTGTCATTCGGTGAGGAATACCCGGGATTAGTGAATCCTCTAGAATCAGATGTTATTGTCTCAGAAGAAG aatctctgatgtatcaatattttgtGAAAATTGTACCGACAACATACGTAAAAGCAAATGGAAAC ACTGTTTACACGAATCAGTATTCAGTAACTAAACATAAGAAAAAGGTGACGACCACGTTTGGTGGCGCTGGTGAGCACGGTCTACCCGGGGTATTCGTACAGTATGAACTATCACCGATGATGGTAAAATATACTGAAAAACGAAG gtcttttttgcattttttaaCGGGAGTTTGCGCGATTATTGGCGGTGTTTTTACGGTCGCCGGGCTTATCGACTCTTTCATCTATCACTCGTCCCGCgctatacaaaaaaaaatcgaattagGAAAAGCAAATTAG
- the LOC141909608 gene encoding survival of motor neuron-related-splicing factor 30-like: MAEELQANVDSYRLQLQQVEAALTTDPGNDDLLKLKKDLKEVLDLTEDLITQHELGLAVAATEGATGDNETADKSSSSSTATSTAVKSVASRPQLTESVGWKVGDYCLAAWSSDGFDYEAIIDEVLDDGTCTVTFTDSSDITEIVPLSSLKRAPGGNRRKAEGEDGIGPKKMKKKDWIAQQREYKRKKSQKKAQRMKQMEEEREHEKNKWINFHTKVTKGKTKKSIFASPAATNSLGRVGVGTCGVSGQPMTQYSSQKKWRK, translated from the exons ATGGCGGAGGAACTTCAAGCGAATGTCGATAGTTACAGATTACAGCTTCAACAG GTGGAAGCTGCATTGACAACTGATCCTGGAAATGATGACTTACTCAAATTGAAGAAAGATTTAAAG GAAGTTTTAGACCTGACCGAAGATTTGATCACTCAACACGAACTCGGGTTAGCCGTCGCGGCCACAGAGGGCGCCACCGGCGATAATGAGACCGCTGATaaatcgtcgtcatcgtctaCGGCAACGTCGACTGCAGTGAAATCGGTTGCTAGTCGACCTCAGTTGACTGAATCGGTCGGCTGGAAAGTCGGGGATTATTGTTTAGCTGCTTGGTCATCGGATGGATT TGATTATGAAGCTATAATCGATGAAGTATTGGATGATGGCACGTGTACAGTTACATTCACAGATAGCAGCGATATTACGGAAATCGTTCCG CTGTCGTCTCTGAAACGAGCTCCGGGCGGAAATAGACGTAAAGCGGAAGGAGAGGACGGGATTGGgccgaaaaaaatgaaaaa GAAAGACTGGATCGCTCAGCAGAGGGAGTACAAACGTAAGAAAAGTCAGAAAAAAGCTCAGCGTATGAAACAAATGGAAGAAGAGCGAGAACATGAGAAAAATAAATGGATCAACTTTCATACGAAG GTTACGAAAGGTAAAACAAAGAAGAGTATATTTGCATCACCGGCGGCGACGAACAGTCTCGGGCGAGTGGGGGTTGGAACCTGTGGTGTAAGTGGACAACCGATGACTCAGTATAGTTCACAGAAAAAATGGCGTAAATGa
- the LOC141910161 gene encoding reactive oxygen species modulator 1-like, whose amino-acid sequence MPAPPPSAYTTQHGGGQPSCFSKMKMGFMIGFCVGMASGALFGGFSCLRYGMRGRELVQTVGKTMVQGGGTFGTFMAVGTGIRC is encoded by the exons ATGCCAGCACCGCCCCCTAGTGCGTATACGACTCAACACGGAGGAGGGCAGCCGAGCTGTTTCTCAAAGATGAAAATGGGTTTCATGATTGGATTTTGCGTAGGAATGGCTTCGGGAGCTCTATTTGGAGGGTTCTCCTGTTTAAG ATACGGAATGAGAGGTCGCGAATTGGTGCAAACGGTCGGTAAAACGATGGTTCAAGGAGGAGGGACGTTCGGTACATTCATGGCTGTCGGTACCGGTATAAGATGCTAG